A window of the Gossypium hirsutum isolate 1008001.06 chromosome A05, Gossypium_hirsutum_v2.1, whole genome shotgun sequence genome harbors these coding sequences:
- the LOC107959984 gene encoding E3 ubiquitin-protein ligase RHA2A: protein MGLQSQLNDVSSDSIPLLLVAIIANCVGYLRRLLFASLHLIGLLPCPDQPTTIDDVGVLGSGLASLIVLAEQLNLNKAFSYKYCGGGVGKGSDCVVCLCSLRDGEQVRKLDCCHVFHKDCFDGWLDQLKFNCPVCRSPLKIDQRVGFTRRRVGQDLLAWFSLG, encoded by the coding sequence atgggattACAAAGCCAGCTGAACGACGTGTCCTCAGATTCGATCCCGCTTCTTCTCGTAGCAATAATCGCTAACTGCGTCGGTTATCTCCGAAGACTCCTCTTTGCTTCCCTCCATTTGATTGGCCTTCTCCCTTGCCCAGACCAGCCCACTACCATCGACGATGTTGGAGTCCTTGGCTCCGGTCTCGCCAGTCTCATCGTACTCGCCGAGCAGCTCAACTTAAACAAGGCTTTCTCCTACAAATACTGTGGCGGCGGGGTAGGAAAGGGCTCTGATTGTGTTGTGTGCTTGTGCAGCCTAAGAGATGGGGAGCAGGTGAGGAAACTCGATTGCTGCCATGTATTTCATAAGGATTGCTTTGATGGTTGGCTTgatcaactaaaatttaactGCCCGGTTTGTCGATCCCCTCTCAAAATCGATCAGCGCGTGGGTTTCACGCGGAGACGCGTCGGTCAAGATTTGCTTGCCTGGTTTTCTTTGGGTTAA